In a genomic window of Salegentibacter salegens:
- a CDS encoding YgjV family protein, producing MEILGISLTEWIGYLSSFFVAISFFMKNILKLRIVNSLGCIFFIIYGVLIDSWPVIITNAVIVCVNFYYLFINKKPHRVKADEVQP from the coding sequence ATGGAAATACTGGGAATTAGTCTTACAGAATGGATAGGTTACCTATCCTCTTTTTTTGTGGCGATTTCTTTCTTTATGAAGAATATCTTAAAGCTTAGAATTGTAAATAGCCTGGGTTGTATTTTCTTTATTATCTACGGGGTTTTAATAGATTCCTGGCCGGTAATTATCACCAATGCAGTAATTGTTTGCGTAAATTTCTACTATCTTTTTATCAATAAAAAACCACACAGGGTAAAAGCTGATGAAGTTCAGCCTTAA